The Amycolatopsis methanolica 239 nucleotide sequence TTCGCCCGACCGGCAGTCGCATGCTCGTCGCGCGCCGCCTGCCTCGGATTTTTCGGACAGATCATCAGCGTCGAGTTCCTCGACGTCGCTGGTCAGCTTGCGCACCAGCCGGCTGAAATAGCCGCCGTCTTTGGCGGACATAGGCGTCTGCTCCTGTTCCGGGGCCCCCGACTTGAACGGCCCGTACGTCATCCAGCCTAACCTCGTGGGGGCCAGCACAACCGCTTTGCGGCAAGATCGCAACGTGACGTCCGCAATGCCGGAACCGGCCGCCGTCCTGCTACCGGGGACGGGCTCGGACGAGGTGTTCGTCCGGTCTGTTTTCGCAGGTCCACTGGGTGCGTTCGGCATACGCACACGGACCCCCGCACCGCCGGGCGGCACCGCTGTGACAGCAGGCCTGCTCGCGTCACTCGACGAAGCGGCGACCGAGGGCCCGGTGCTCGCCGGAGGCATCTCCCTCGGCGCGCACCTGGCGGCCGAATGGGCGGTCCGCAACCCCGGCCGATGCGCCGGCCTGCTGCTCGCGATGCCGGCCTGGTGCGGTCGTCCGGGCGACGCGCCTGCCTCGCTCGCCGCGCGCGCCTCCGCCGACCTGGTCGACTCGCGCGGACTGACGGAGGCGCTGCGGCTCGCGACGGCCGGAGTGGCACCCTGGCTCGCCGCCGAGCTGACGAGGGCCTGGCGGCGGCACGGGGAGGGCCTGGCGGCGAGCCTGCGCGTCGCGGCGGCCCACGCCGCGCCGACGCTGGACGCGCTGGCCGGACTGGACGTCCCGGTCGGCATCGCCGCGTGCACCGACGATCCGGTCCACCCGGTCGCGGTGGCGCACGCCTGGGCGGAAGCGCTTCCCCGCGCCGTGGTCCAGGAGACCACGCTGACCGCGCTCGGCGCCGACCACGAGTCACTGGGCCGCGCCGCGCTGCTGGCGTGGCTCCAGGCGGGCGGCTGAGGCCCGCACCGCGGCGGCGAGCAGAGTCGCACGGCAGCGCTTCACAAGCTCGCGCCCCGCGGCGGGTACGCCGCGGCTGTCGGTCGAATCGGTCGGCCTCCGCGGCGATGTTCACCATCCCGGCGGGGAACCCGATCGGACAAGGCGGGAGCACGCACCCTGGCGCGCGCTCCCGCGACCACCGAGTGCTTGCCTACTGCTGGCCCTGCTGCTGCGCGATGTGCTCGGCGACCGCCTCCGGCAGCGTGATCGGCAGCGGAGTGCGCACCGGCATCGGCGCGTCGCCGCGGTCGACGATCGTGCCCCGGACGATGTCGCGCAGCACGGCGGGCGCCTCGGCCGCCATCGACTGCGGGCCCGCGATCACGCCGCGCAGCATCCAGCGCGGCCCGTCGACCCCGACGAACCGCAGCGCCACGTCGCCGATGAGCGCGGACAGCTCCGGCCCCCACTCACCCTGGCCCGGCGCGACCTTGGCGCCGTCGTTGCGCAGCTGCTCGGTGAGCTCGCCGACCACCTCGCGCCACAGCCCGCCGGACCGCGGCGCCGCGTAGGCGCTCACCGTGACCTGGCCGTGCGCCGTCACCACGTGCACCGCGCGCACCCCACCGGCCTGCGGGTCCATCTCGACCTGCACCTGGGTGCCGTCGGGCACCGGGACCCGCACCGAGCCGAGGTCGATCCGCGGCCTGCCGTCCTCCGGCGCGTCGGCGATGTCGAACGGCCCGTCGGTGGCCTCCGGCTCCGGCTCCGGTTCCTCCTCCGGCTCCTCGGCGATGTCCGGGTCCCAGGACTCGCCGGGGTCGGCCATCGCGTGGCGGCCCCGCTTCTTGCGTCCGAAGATGCCCACTACTCCCTCGTTC carries:
- a CDS encoding alpha/beta fold hydrolase — its product is MPEPAAVLLPGTGSDEVFVRSVFAGPLGAFGIRTRTPAPPGGTAVTAGLLASLDEAATEGPVLAGGISLGAHLAAEWAVRNPGRCAGLLLAMPAWCGRPGDAPASLAARASADLVDSRGLTEALRLATAGVAPWLAAELTRAWRRHGEGLAASLRVAAAHAAPTLDALAGLDVPVGIAACTDDPVHPVAVAHAWAEALPRAVVQETTLTALGADHESLGRAALLAWLQAGG
- a CDS encoding DUF3710 domain-containing protein, which translates into the protein MGIFGRKKRGRHAMADPGESWDPDIAEEPEEEPEPEPEATDGPFDIADAPEDGRPRIDLGSVRVPVPDGTQVQVEMDPQAGGVRAVHVVTAHGQVTVSAYAAPRSGGLWREVVGELTEQLRNDGAKVAPGQGEWGPELSALIGDVALRFVGVDGPRWMLRGVIAGPQSMAAEAPAVLRDIVRGTIVDRGDAPMPVRTPLPITLPEAVAEHIAQQQGQQ